A single Candidatus Aminicenantes bacterium DNA region contains:
- a CDS encoding ABC transporter ATP-binding protein: protein MADIILKTKHLKKTYFGKVDTPVLFDINIEIVRGSFTALIGPSGSGKSTLLNCLGLLDPQTSGEIDFDGRLITSQNVNELADFRNANIGFIFQFHYLLPEYSAYENILLPCWIRGGKPAPETGREALRIMERIGVEKLQDKYISELSGGQQQRVSIARALINKPKLIFADEPTGNLDRESGFSVLGLMAELNHENNITMVMVTHDREVALRADYIYELVDGKLCKYLDVAKIGKTEAAKAIEERTCTID from the coding sequence TTAAAAAAACATACTTCGGCAAGGTCGATACCCCGGTTCTCTTTGATATTAATATCGAGATCGTCAGGGGCAGTTTTACCGCCCTGATCGGGCCGTCCGGCTCCGGGAAAAGCACGCTACTCAATTGTCTGGGGCTGCTGGACCCACAGACCTCGGGTGAAATCGATTTTGACGGCAGGCTCATCACTTCGCAAAATGTGAACGAGTTGGCCGATTTCCGCAACGCGAACATCGGCTTCATCTTCCAATTCCATTACCTGCTCCCGGAATATAGCGCTTATGAGAATATTTTACTGCCCTGCTGGATACGGGGAGGCAAGCCGGCGCCCGAGACAGGCCGGGAAGCCCTGCGCATCATGGAGCGCATCGGTGTGGAAAAGTTGCAGGATAAATACATTTCGGAACTCTCCGGCGGCCAGCAGCAGCGGGTTTCCATCGCCCGCGCCCTGATCAACAAGCCAAAGCTCATTTTCGCCGATGAGCCGACAGGCAACCTGGACCGCGAGAGCGGATTTTCCGTACTCGGGCTTATGGCTGAACTTAACCATGAAAACAATATAACCATGGTGATGGTCACCCATGACCGGGAGGTGGCTTTAAGGGCCGATTATATCTATGAACTGGTTGACGGCAAGCTATGCAAATACCTGGATGTGGCAAAGATCGGAAAAACAGAAGCGGCCAAGGCGATCGAAGAACGGACCTGCACGATAGATTAG